TGCGCCGATGCCCTCTGCATCGACCGTTTAGAGTGTCCGATTATTTTTCCTGGTAAGTGCAGTTGGCTTTCAGGCCGCTCGTAACACTCTGCTTTCGGGGTAAGCGCGAAGCGTGCGAGTAACTCAAGCTGCGGTTCGCCCACGTGGCTGCAAACAAGCTCGAAGCTTCCGGCAAGCCAACTATAGGGTTTCTCGACGGGCATCGGCTCAATTCTTCCACAGCCGGTAATCAGCGCGAGATGGGGCGCAAAAGACGAAGGCGTAACAAAGGGCAGGTTGGCCCGCCAAAGGGCACGTTGGAGCATCGTCGATAAAGACTGCATTTCCAGCATCTCATGGCTGCTGTGCAAAGCGAGGCTGCCGCGATTGCCAAACAGCGAGGTCCTATCAAACGTTATCGGAACGGGACGGGCCTTGATCTCGCCAAGCGTATTCTTCAGCCGATGAACGAGCCCATCCGGCACAGCCTCAAAGCATCCAACACAAAGCAATGTTATATGCAGAACGGCTGCTGGATGAGCCTCGCGCTTCGTTTGCTTCGCCGCGTGGTGCGAGGAATCGGCAAAAATCCGTGCTGCCAAGGCTGCCGGCGGTCTCACGGTGATCAAGAGCTTGGTGGTATATTGAGCATTAAAACGCCGTACCTTCCCCGGCTCCCATCCCTCGAAGGATAGCTGCTCCAAATTCCTCGCGTCTGCCAAATCGAACCCCACCGCGGTACTCCAAGGCGTTTTGCCCAGGTTTCGATGTTATCATCATCACCGGAAAATTTAAAGAACAAAAGCGGAACGAACTTGATGCCCCGGAGCAGTATTTGGGAGGAGGCTGCAGGAAATCTCCCTCATTTTTGTATTCACGAGACCTGCCGCACATGTTAGGGGCTCACTGTCGAAACAGAAATATCAGAGGTTGGCGTGACGCAGGCAATCGTCGTGATGGGAGTGAGCGGGTCGGGCAAGTCCACGGTCGCGGAAGCGCTGGCAGACAAGCTGGGCATTGCCTTCATTGAAGGCGACAAGCTGCACCCCAAATCCAATGTCGAGAAAATGTCCGAAGGCATTCCCCTGACGGACGACGACCGCTGGCCCTGGCTCGATCTGATCGGTGCAGAGTTGCAAAAGGGGAACGCGAGCGGTGGGGTCGTTGTATCCTGCTCGGCGCTCAAGAAAATCTACCGCGACTACCTGCGCAAGGCCACGGGCGGTCCGCTTGCTTTCGTTTATCTGGACGGCAGCCTGGAGCTGCTCAGCCGGCGCATGGGTGAACGCAAGGGCCATTTCATGCCACTCTCGCTGCTTCAAACACAGCTTGCCACGCTGGAAGTGCCAACCGGCGAACCGGGTGTCGTCACCGTCAGCATCGACACCACACCTGAAGAGATCACCAAAAATGCTCTTGCCGGACTGAAGGCGGTGACCTTCTAGGACTGTCGGTCTGCGGAAGCAGCAGACATGGCGTGAGGTAAACGACGCCGCGTCGTCACTGGAATGCGCTAGAGGCCGAGCTTGTCCCTTAAGCCGTACCACCAGGCTCCGATCACGGTGAGCGGCACACGGAAGGTCTTTCCACCCGGGAATGGGTAATTCGGCAGCGAACTCCAGATATCGAACCGCTCGGCGTGGCCGGCAACGGCTTCCCCCAATATCTTGCCCAGAAGATGGGTCGTGGTGACGCCGTGACCGCTGTCGCCGTGCGAGAAGTAGATATTGTCCGAAAGCCTGCCCATATGCGGAATGCGTGTCAGGGTCAGCGCGAAGTTCCCGCTCCAGGCGAAGTCGATCTTTGCCTTTTCCAGCTGCGGAAATGTCTTCAGCATATTCGGCCGGATCACACCCGTCAGGTCGGCCGGGTCGCTGCCGCCATAACCGATGCCGCCACCGTAAAGCAGACGATTGTCAGACGTGCGGCGGTAATAATCGAGAATGTAATTAGCGTCCTCGACGCAATAATTGGCAGGAAGAAGGGCTTCGATCAGATCGGCATCGAGCGGCTCCGTCGCCATGACCTGGCTCGAGACCGGCATCATTCGCTCGCCGATTTCTGGCAGTAATGTGCCGAGATAGGCATTGCCGCAGACGAGGACATATTTTGCCTTCACGCTGCCCGTTGCCGTGCGCACGATGGGATTGACGCCCTGCTCCACCGCAATGACACGCGAGTTTTCGAATATGCGCGCACCGAGGCTTTCGGCTGCCGCCGCTTCCCCCTGAACAAGATTAAGAGGGTGGATGTGGCCACCGAAGCGGTCGATCATGCCGCCTGCATAACGATCGGTCTTCACATATTTCCCGACATCCGCCTTTGAGACCATTTCGAGCCCGCCATGGCCGTGTTTTTCCCAGTGGGCCTTATGGGCTTCCATTTCGCGGATCTGCTTCGGCGTGAAGGCGGCGAAAAAACCGCCGTCGACGAGATCGCAGTCGATCCCGTATTTGGCGACGCGGCTGCGGATGATGGCGCCGCCTTCCAGTGACATTTCGCCGAGCTTTACTGCCTTGTCATGCCCGTAGCGGCCGGCGATGGTTTCGAGATCGCGGCTGTAACCATTGACGATCTGCCCGCCATTGCGGCCCGACGCGCCGAAGCCAACCCGCACACCTTCCAGCACGATGACCGCGTAACCGCGTTCGCTCAGTTCCAGCGCCGCTGAAATGCCGGTGAAGCCGCCACCGATGATGCAGACATCCGCATCCAGCGCGCCTTCGAGCGTCGGTCGCACGGTTTTGACATTGGCGGAGGCCGCATACCATGACGATGTATGGCCCGGATTGGGAATGTTCGTTACCTCAGCCATTTCACACCGTCCTGATATAGGCGTCATATTCGACGTCGGTTACACGCAGAGAAAATTCGGAAAGCTCCTGCTGCTTGCAGGCGGAAAACAGCGTCCGGTACTTCTGGCCAAGCGTTGCATAGGCGAAGCTGGACCGTGTGAAGCGCTGCAACGCATAGTCCCAGTTGGTGGGAAGCGGTTCGTGATTGATGGCGTGGCTGTCACCTGCGATCGCGCCGCCCGGCTGGCGCTTCTCCTTCATGCCGGCAAGTGCGGCGCTGAGGATCATCGCAAGAACCAGATAGGGATTGGTATCGGCGCCGGCCACCCGATGTTCGATACGTGTCGCGACCTTGCTGGCAACGATGACGCGCACGGCCGCCGAGCGATTATCGATGCCCCAGGAGGCGTAGGTCGGCGCATGTTCGCTCGGTGTGAGGCGGCGATAGGAATTGGCATGGGGAGCAAAGATCGCCATGCTTTCCCCCATGTTTTCCAGGAGACCGCCGACCGAATGCATCAGCGCGTCCGATGGCCCCTCTTCCCCGGCGTAGATATTCCTGCCGCTCTTGTCGAGAACGGAGAAATGCACATGCATTCCATTGCCAGCCTGGAGCCCATAGGGCTTCGCCATGAAAGTTGCGTCGAGATCGTGCCGTCGTGCGACGCCCTTGACGATGCGTTTGAGAAAGACGGCGAAATCTGCGGCCTGCAGGGCATCCGGCACATGGTTGAGGTTGATCTCATATTGCCCGGGACCATTTTCCCGCAGCGTGGTATCAGCAAGCACACCCTGTGCGCGGCAGGCGGTGGCGATGTCATGAAAGACATCCTCGAAATCCTGTAATTCGGAAATCGACAGAACCTGTGTCTGACCGGTGTGCCAGCGTCCCTCACGGCTGTGCGGTGGGCGCACCGGATCAAGCGCCGAACGAACGGGATCGATCAGGTAAAATTCGAGTTCTGTCGCCACAACGGGCGTTAGACCGGCCTTGTTATAGGCATTCAGAACCTGCGACAGAACATGGCGCGGATCGCCATAAAAACCGGTTCCATCGGGGTTTTTCATGGCTAGAAGAACCTGTGCGGTCGGCCTGCCAAGCCATGTCACCCGCGACAGTGTGCCGGGCACCGGAAAACAGAACCCATCCGGATCCCCGGTGCCCTCGGCCAGACCGGCCGCGTGCACATCCCTGCCCCAGATATCCAGCGCGTAGACGGAGCGCGGGATGGCCATTCCCTTTTCGAGCACGTCGATTGCCCTTTCGCGCGGAATCCATTTGCCGCGCGGAACGCCATTCGCATCTATGACGAAAGCTTCGAGAATTTCGATATCGGGATTATCGGCGAAAAATTTCTTTGCGTTTTCAATATCATCCATCATGCACCAGCAAGCCGTTTCCATCTCGTTCATGCGCAGCGAGTTTCGCTAACGAAAATCGTCCTGCTGCTGATAGATGAGAAACCTCGCCACCATGATGACGTTCGCCCTTTTTCCCCTTTTGTATATGAACATGTTACGTGGCCTGTTGCAGGAAGGCCAGCAGTTTCCTCTTCTTACGGATTGAACCTCTCCGGGCGATAGGCATCGATCGCGATAACCGGCTTCTCTCCCAGCATGGCTTCGGCTATGACCCGGCCCGTAATCGGCCCGAGGGTAAGACCATGATGGGCGTGCCCGAATGCGAACCACAATGTTTTGTGACGCGGCGCCTTGCCAATGATCGGCATCATGTCCGGTGTGCATGGCCGCGCACCCATCCATGGCTCAGCATCGAGCCTTCCGCCGAGTGGGAAAATGCTGCGCGCCACACGCTCCGCGCGGTCGATCTGCACGGGGGATTTCGGTGCGTCGCGCTCGGCAAACTCTGCTCCGGTCGTCAGCCGGATGCCCTTCCGCATGGGCGCAAGAAAATAACCGCGCTCGGGATCGATCAGCCAGTTATTGAGCCTGGCGCCCTCCTGCAGCGCATAATGCATGTGATAACCGCGCTTCACCCCGAGCGGGAAGCGATAACCCAGTCGTTGCGTCACGATATCGGCCCAGGGGCCCAGCGCCGCGACCGCCTGCTCGCCCTCAACCGCACCTGTCGCCGTGCGCACCGTCCAGCCGCTTGTGGTCTGGCTCAGTGTCGAGGCATCGCCCCGCACGACGCTGCCGCCGAGGCTTTCGAACAGCTTTACATAAGCAAGCGTCAGCCCGTGCGGATCAAGTACGGACCACGGGTCATTCCATTTCAGTCCACCAACAAAATCCCGGGAGAGGTGCGGTTCGGATGCCGCAAGCTCTTTGGCATCCAGTTTGGTGTGGGAAATGCCGTTTTCGCGGGAAAGACGCTCGGCGAAAGCATAATCGGCATCTCGCCTCTCTGCGGTTCGATAGGCTTCCATCCAGCCATTTTTGACAATCAGTTCACCCGCCCCGGCCTCATCGATCAAGATGTTATGCTCGGACACCGAATGTTCGATCAAAGGCGTATAGGCGCGGGCGATTGCGGCGTGCCTGGCGGCGGCTGAATTATACCAGTAGCGCCCGAGAAACGGCGCGATTTTGGGAAGCGCGGAGAGGCGATAACGGACATCGATCCTGTTGTTCAGCGAGTAGCGCAGCAAGAGCGCAAGGTCCTGCGGAAAACCGTAGGGCACCACGCCCTCTCTCTGGATCAGGCCGGCATTGCCAAAGGATGTTTCTTCCCCCGGCCCGCGCCGGTCCACCAGCACCACCGACTTGCCCCGTCGGGCGAGTTGCAGGGCCACCGAAACTCCGATGATGCCCGCTCCTAAAACGATCACATCCGCTGCCATCGCAATCCATCCAATTCCATGTCACCTTTATCGCAACATGGGTCGGCCTGCTGCGCAAAGCAACAGGAAGTCATCGCCTTGAACGAAATACCGATGCGGCTTACTGGCTCACCGCTTTCGTTTCCACGGCCTCGATATTGAAGGCGGCGGCGAGCAATGCCTTGGTGTAGTCCTGCTGCGGATTGGCAAAAACCTCAGCCGCAGGGCCACTTTCAACCACCTTGCCGTGACGCATGACGATGAGATCGTTGGCGAGCGCCTTCACCACCTTCAGATCGTGGCTGATGAAGAGATAGGCCAATTCGTGTTTTGCCTGCAGATCCCGCAGCAGATCAACCACCTGCGCCTGCACGCTCATGTCAAGCGCGGATGTCGGCTCGTCAAGCATGACGAAACGGGGCTTCAGCACCATGGCGCGGGCAATGGCGATGCGCTGGCGCTGGCCGCCGGAAAATTCGTGCGGATACCGCCAGCGGGTGGCCGGATCAAGGCCCACCTCCTCCAGTGCCGTGGCGACACGCGTATCGCGCTCGACGGCCGATAGCGACCGCTCATGCACCTTCAGGCCTTCGGCAATGATTTCGCCAACGGACATGCGCGGGCTGAGAGAGCCGTAAGGGTCCTGAAATACCACCTGAAGCCGATTTCTCAACGGCTTCATCATCTCATACGAATAATGGTCGATCGACTGACCAACGAAGCTGATACGCCCCTCAGACGCGATCAGCCGCGAGAGCGCAAGGCCAAGCGTGGTCTTGCCGGAGCCGGACTCGCCCACCACGCCAACGGTCTGGCCGGCGCGCAGGGTAATATCAATGCCGTCAACCGCCTTCACATGGTCGACAACGCGACGCATCAACCCGGATTTGATCGGAAACCAGACCTTGATGTCTTCACCCTGCATGACCACTGGCTTGCTGGCATCGGAGTGCGGCGGCTCGCCCTTCGGCTCGGCAGCCAGAAGATGGCGGGTATAGGCGTGCTGCGGATCGGTAAACACCTGCTCTACCGTGCCGGTCTCGACAATCTTGCCCTTGGTCATGACGCAGACACGGTCGGCAAACTTTCGGACGATACCGAGGTCGTGGGTGATGAACAGCATGGACATGCCATGTTTCGCCTTCAGATCGCTCAAGAGTTCGAGGATCTGCGCCTGGACCGTGACGTCGAGTGCGGTGGTCGGCTCGTCGGCGATCAGCAGTTTCGGCCGGTTGGCGAGCGCCATGGCGATCATCACGCGTTGCCGCTGGCCTCCAGACAATTCGTGCGGATAGGCCTTCAGGCGCTTTTCCGGCTCGCGGATGCCGACCTGCAACAACAATTCGAGTGTGCGTTGACGCGCCTCCGCGCCGGTAATTGCCTGATGCAGCTCCAAGATTTCGCCGATCTGCCGCTCGATGGTGTGGAGCGGGTTGAGCGAGGTCATCGGCTCCTGGAAGATCATGGTGATATCGTTGCCGCGCACCGCACGCAGGGAGCGCTCCGGCAATGTCAGCATATCCTTGCCATCGAACAGGATTTTGCCGGAGGGGTGGCTGGCCGCCGGATAGGGCAGGAGTTTGAGAATGGAATTTGCGGTGACCGACTTGCCGGAGCCGGATTCCCCGACGAGGGCAACGACTTCGCCCGGCATCAGGTCAAAGGAGACGTGATCGACAGCGATACTGGTCGCGCCGCCCTGATGGAAGGCGACGGAGAGATCACGGACGGAGAGAAGCGGCTGAATAGTTGTTTCCATCATGGCGATCACCGGAACGTCTTGCGTGGATCGAAGGCGTCGCGAACGGCCTCGCCGATGAAGATCAGGAGCGACAGCATGATGGACATCGTAAAGAATGCCGTCAGGCCCAGCCAGGGAGCCTGGAGGTTGTTCTTTCCCTGCGCAATCATCTCGCCCAGCGACGGCGATCCCGGCGGCATTCCAAAACCGAGGAAGTCGAGCGAGGTGAGTGTCGTGATCGAGCCTGAGAGAATGAAGGGCAGGAAGGTCAGCGTTGCCACCATGGCGTTGGGCAGAAGGTGGCGGAACATGATCGTCCAGTTTCCGACCCCGAGTGCGCGGGCAGCCCGGACATATTCGAAGTTTCGGGCGCGCAGGAATTCGGCGCGGACAATGCCCACAAAGCCGACCCATGAAAACAGCAGCATGATGCCGAGCAGCACGAAGAAGCCCGGCGGCAGGATGGCCGCGATGATCAGCAGGATGTAAAGCACCGGCATCGACGACCAGATTTCGATGAAACGCTGCAGAAGCAGGTCCGTCCAGCCACCGAAATAGCCCTGAATGGCGCCGGCGGTGACGCCGACAATGGCAGAAGCAATGGTCAGCGTCAGACCGAACAGCACGGAGATGCGAAAGCCGTAGATCATTCGCGCCGTGACGTCGCGGGCCTGATTGTCGGTGCCGAGCCAATTAAGATTGCCAAGCGTGCAGCCGGGATCGGCATCGCCCTGCGGGTAGGCCGAGCAGCGCTCCTTTTTATCCATCAGCCAGAAAGGTGCCGTGGGCGCGGAATGCGGAATATTGGAATTGACCGTCTGGTAGGAGTAACGGATCGGTGGCCAGATCATCCAGCCATTGGCGTTGATCTCGTCCTGAATGAAGGAGGATTTGTAATCGGTCTGGGCGAGAAAACCGCCAAATTTTTCCTCCGGATAATCGACCATGACCGGCACGAGAATCTCGCCCTTGTAGGAGGCGAGGATGGGTTTGTCATTGGCGATGAATTCCGCCATGAGGCTCAGGAAGAACAGGATCAGGAAAAGCCAGAAGGACCAGTATCCACGGCGATTAGCCTTGAAATTCTGCCAACGGCGCTTTGTGGTTGGCGAGAACCACGGGCGCTTGGGCTTGACCAGCATCTCTGTTCCGGCGGGATGAGCAAGCGACATCACACGTCCCTCCGCTCGAAGTCGATGCGCGGATCGATCCATGTGTAGATGAGGTCAGAGAGCAGGCCGACGACGAGGCCCATCAGCGAAAAGATGAACAGCGTGCCGAAGACAATCGGGTAATCACGGTTGACGACCGAGAGATAACCGAGCCGGCCGAGGCCATCCAGCGAGAAGATATTCTCGATCAGCAGCGAGCCGGTGAAGAAGGCCGAGATAAAGGCGCCCGGAAAGCCGGCGATCACGATCAGCATCGCGTTGCGGAAGACATGGCCGTAGAGAACCTTGCGTTCCGTAAGACCCTTGGCTCGGGCGGTGATGACATATTGCTTCTTGATCTCGTCGATGAAGGAATTTTTGGTCAAAAGCGTCGTCGTCGCGAAGGCAGAGAGCGAGAGCGCGATGAGCGGCAATGTGAGGTGCCAGAAATAGTCGATGATCTTCTGCCACCAGTTCAGCTGGTCGAAATTATCCGACACCAGGCCGCGGAGCGGAAACCAGTCGAAGAACGATCCGCCGGCGAAAAGCACGATGAGCAGGATGCCGAACAGGAAGCTCGGCACCGCATACCCGATGATGATGATGCCTGAGGTCCAGACATCGAAGGTCGAGCCGTCGGAAACGGCCTTCTTGATGCCGAGCGGAATGGAAATCACATAAGAAATGATCAAAATCCAGAAGCCGAGCGAGGCCGAGACCGGCAGCTTGTCGATGATGAGATCGATGACCGACGAATTGCGGAAGAAGCTGTCGCCGAAGTCGAAGCGGATGTAATTCCACATCATTTCAAGGAACCGGGTGAGCGGCGGTTTGTCAAAACCGAATTGCTTTTCGAGCTTCTTGATCAGCTCCGGATCGAGCCCCTGCGCGCCGCGATATTTCGACCCGCTTTCATCGAAGCCGCCCCCCTGCCCCGTGAGGTCGCCGCCGCCAGAGAGGCGGTCGGAAGCGCTGTCGCCCTGGCCCGTCAGCTGCGCGACGACCTGTTCCACCGGACCGCCCGGGGCGAACTGGATGACGAGAAACGAAATGCCCATGATGCCGATAATGGTTGGGATCATCAGCGCCAGACGTCTGAGGATATAGGCGCCCATCAGCCTTTTCTCCCAGCCGTTCGGTCAGCGTCTTTCGTCTGGGTCAAGCCCGGTCCTTTCCTCAAAGCAGCGTCGTGCGCATGTCAAGCGATTCGTCCTGGCCTATGTGAATCAAGCCTTGATCGCGAAAGCAAGGCCGGCGTCATTTTCCGGCCTGGCTGGACCACCAGGCTTCGGGAAATCCGATGCCGTATTCGGGCAGGTTTTCCGGGCGGACAATCGTGTTCCAATAGGCGATGAACAGCTCGCCACGGTAGAATTGCGGAATGACATAGCTGTTTGCGAGCAGCACCCGGTCAAGCGCCCGGGCAGCAGCGACCTGCTCATCGCGATTGGGCGCAAAAATGACCTTGCGCACCAAAGCATCAACGGCCGGGTTCTTGATGCCGGCGAGGTTGTTCGATCCCTGACGATCAGCAGCCGCCGAACCCCAGTAATCGGCTTGCTCGTTGCCCGGGTTGGCCGACGTCGCCCAGAGCTTGACGATAATGTCGTAATCGAAGCTGCGGGTGCGGTTGGTGAATTGCGAGGCATCGACCGTACGGATCGTCGCGTTGATGCCGATTTTCTTCAGACTCTGCACATAGGGAAGGATCGTTCGTTCCATGCCGGCGGAATCAATCAGGAATTCCATATCGAGTTGCTGACCGGTCTTCGCATTGACCATGCGGTTGCCGCGCAACTCGAAACCGGCCTCCTTCATCAGCTTCACCGCTTCGCGCAGATTGTCGCGCTGCTTGGCCGGATCGCCCGCCACCGGATTCTTGTATTCCGTCGTGAAGACCTCAGGTGGGACCTGATCCTTGAGCTCCTGAAGCAGTTCCAGTTCTCGACCCGTCGGCAGGCCAGATGAAGCCAATTCGCTGCCCATGAAGAAGCTGTTGATGCGCTGGAACTGGCCGTAAGCCAGCGTGCGGTTGAGTTCCTCGAAATCGAAGGCATAGTTCAGCGCCTTGCGCAGTTTCGGGTTCTGGAACTTTTCCCGCCGCATGTTCGGCACAAAAGCCTGCATGATACCGACGGAACGGTAGATGTTCGGCAGCTCCTCCTTCTTCACCCGACCGTCTTTGACAGCGGGAAAATCATAACCCGTGACCCAGCGGCTGGAGGAAGCTTCCCGCGCGAAATCGATCGTGCCCGATTTAAATGCCTGGAATTCCACGTCCTGATCGGCAAAAAAGGTGTAGGCGATGGTTTTGAAGTTGTTCATCCCCACGTTTACGTTGACGTCCTTGCCCCAATAATCGTCACGGCGCTCATAAGTGATGGTCGATCCGGGGGCGACGGCAGCGATCTTGTAGGGGCCGGAACCCATGACCGGCTCCAGCGTGCCGCGCGAAATGTCACGCGGCTTCCCGTCCGGGCCGGTGCCTTCCCACCAGTGCTTGGGAACGATCATCAATTGACCGACGATCTGCGGCAGCTCGCGATTGTTCTTTTCATCGAAGGTGAAGGTGATGTCCCTGTCGCCGCTCACTTCCGCCTTGGTGACGTGGGTGTAATAGGTCGCAAGCTGCGGGCTCAGGTCCTTGGCCTTTTCGAAGCTGAACACGACATCCTCGGGCGTCACCGGCTTGCCGTCCGCCCATTTGGCCTCCTGTCGCAGGCGGAACGTCGCTCTGGAAATATCGTCGGGATAGCTGACGCCTTCCGCCAGCAAACCATAGGAGGCCGAGAGTTCCTCTTCCGTCGATTTCATCAGCGTATCGAAGACGAGCGAAAGGCCCGTTGCCGCCTCGCCCTTGGCCAGCAGCGAGTTTAGCGTATCGAAGGTGCCCGATGTCGAGAGGCGCAACGTGCCGCCTTTGGGCGCATTGGTGTTCACATAGTCGAAATGGTCGAAGCCATCGGGATGCTTCAACTCCCCGACCGTCGAAATCCCCTTTCGCCAGACATCGCCCGACTGGGAAAATGCCGCCACCGGCATCAGCAGGGCGGAGGCCGTGAGGGCAATGAGAAAGCGGGATTTCAGTGGTGCCAATATCATCGGGTCAATGTCCGTGTTCTTGTACTTGCTCGAGAGAGCATAAAAGAAAGATTGGCAAAAAACAGATGCGCTGTCTCACAAGCTCTTTATCGACGTATTTATCCTGCCTTGCGCGGTCCAGGCGAAACATGGTTTAAACAAAATCCCGTTCCAGTTTATCCTCAGAGGTAGAGAATCAACTGATCGGGCGGGCAAGGCTACATGACGGCGGGATCATCCAGAATATTCAAGGCAGCGATGCTCACGATGTCGGTCGTCTCGGCGCTGCAATGGCAGATCGAGACCGCATCGGCCGAAGACAGGCCCGCAAAAGAAGTGTTCGGCCACATGGCGCTGCCTTCCGCCGCAGCTTCTCAACCGATCGGCTCTTATGCCAAAGGCTGCCAGGCTGGCGCCGTCGCCATGCCTACCGATGGCCCCGGTTGGCAGGCCATGCGCCTTTCCCGCAACCGGCGCTGGGGCCAGCCGCAGCTGATTTCCTTTCTTGAGCGGTTTTCGCAGGATGCCCAGAAGATCGGCTGGCCGGGCCTGCTGCTTGGCGATATTTCCCAGCCACGCGGCGGTCCTATGCTGACAGGGCATGCCTCGCACCAGATCGGTCTCGATGTGGATGTCTGGTGGCGGCCCATGCCCACTCCCCGGCTGACGGTGGAGCAGCGAGAGACGGTGCCATTCATCTCGATGCTGGACAAGAGCAAGTTTTTGACGGTTGACGACCGCAAATGGTCGCCGCTGAATGCCCGGCTGGTGATGATGGCGGCAAGTTACCCGCAGGTGGAGCGTGTCTTCGTCAACCCGGCCATCAAGCAGAAACTCTGCCAGACATGGACCGGCGACCGGACCTTCATGGGCAAGATCAGGCCGATTTACGGCCATGACGAGCACTTCCACATTCGGCTGGAATGCCCGCCCGGCGCGCCCAATTGCAAACCGCAGGCATCCGTCGGCAAGGGCGATGGTTGCGACAAGTCCCTTGCCTGGTGGTTCACCAAGGAGCCATGGGCGCCGCCGAAAAAGGACCCCAATGCCAAGCCGGTAAAGCCGCGCCAGGTGATGGTTTCCGATCTGCCGGCGGCCTGCGCCGCAGTTGCAGCTGCTCCTTCCGCCAATCCCGAGGGGATTGCGGCTCAGGCCTATTCCGCCTCTCCGGCTCAGGCCGTGCGACAGCAGAATGTAGAACAGGTCATTCAGAATGCTCCGGCCATCCAGCCGCCATCCGATATTCCCCTCCCGACCCAGCGTCCGACATTGAACTGAAACAGAACTGAGGCATTCAACAGCTTCCCTTTTCAAACGGCGGCAAGCTGTTATAGAAGGCTTCAAATCGATTTAATTCTAATGACACAGGCTGGGATCATGGAAGGGCTACGCTGTATCGCGCTCATCGCTCACGACGAGAAAAAAGACGATATGGCGGACTTCGCCCGTCAGCATCAGAAGGCGCTTGCCAAGTTCAAGATCGTCGCCACTGGCACCACCGGCGGGCGCGTGCAGGAAGCCTGCCCGGGCCTCGAAGTCATTCGGCTTAAAAGCGGT
This genomic interval from Agrobacterium tumefaciens contains the following:
- a CDS encoding glutamine synthetase family protein, with protein sequence MMDDIENAKKFFADNPDIEILEAFVIDANGVPRGKWIPRERAIDVLEKGMAIPRSVYALDIWGRDVHAAGLAEGTGDPDGFCFPVPGTLSRVTWLGRPTAQVLLAMKNPDGTGFYGDPRHVLSQVLNAYNKAGLTPVVATELEFYLIDPVRSALDPVRPPHSREGRWHTGQTQVLSISELQDFEDVFHDIATACRAQGVLADTTLRENGPGQYEINLNHVPDALQAADFAVFLKRIVKGVARRHDLDATFMAKPYGLQAGNGMHVHFSVLDKSGRNIYAGEEGPSDALMHSVGGLLENMGESMAIFAPHANSYRRLTPSEHAPTYASWGIDNRSAAVRVIVASKVATRIEHRVAGADTNPYLVLAMILSAALAGMKEKRQPGGAIAGDSHAINHEPLPTNWDYALQRFTRSSFAYATLGQKYRTLFSACKQQELSEFSLRVTDVEYDAYIRTV
- a CDS encoding NAD(P)/FAD-dependent oxidoreductase codes for the protein MAADVIVLGAGIIGVSVALQLARRGKSVVLVDRRGPGEETSFGNAGLIQREGVVPYGFPQDLALLLRYSLNNRIDVRYRLSALPKIAPFLGRYWYNSAAARHAAIARAYTPLIEHSVSEHNILIDEAGAGELIVKNGWMEAYRTAERRDADYAFAERLSRENGISHTKLDAKELAASEPHLSRDFVGGLKWNDPWSVLDPHGLTLAYVKLFESLGGSVVRGDASTLSQTTSGWTVRTATGAVEGEQAVAALGPWADIVTQRLGYRFPLGVKRGYHMHYALQEGARLNNWLIDPERGYFLAPMRKGIRLTTGAEFAERDAPKSPVQIDRAERVARSIFPLGGRLDAEPWMGARPCTPDMMPIIGKAPRHKTLWFAFGHAHHGLTLGPITGRVIAEAMLGEKPVIAIDAYRPERFNP
- a CDS encoding ABC transporter ATP-binding protein, translated to MMETTIQPLLSVRDLSVAFHQGGATSIAVDHVSFDLMPGEVVALVGESGSGKSVTANSILKLLPYPAASHPSGKILFDGKDMLTLPERSLRAVRGNDITMIFQEPMTSLNPLHTIERQIGEILELHQAITGAEARQRTLELLLQVGIREPEKRLKAYPHELSGGQRQRVMIAMALANRPKLLIADEPTTALDVTVQAQILELLSDLKAKHGMSMLFITHDLGIVRKFADRVCVMTKGKIVETGTVEQVFTDPQHAYTRHLLAAEPKGEPPHSDASKPVVMQGEDIKVWFPIKSGLMRRVVDHVKAVDGIDITLRAGQTVGVVGESGSGKTTLGLALSRLIASEGRISFVGQSIDHYSYEMMKPLRNRLQVVFQDPYGSLSPRMSVGEIIAEGLKVHERSLSAVERDTRVATALEEVGLDPATRWRYPHEFSGGQRQRIAIARAMVLKPRFVMLDEPTSALDMSVQAQVVDLLRDLQAKHELAYLFISHDLKVVKALANDLIVMRHGKVVESGPAAEVFANPQQDYTKALLAAAFNIEAVETKAVSQ
- a CDS encoding ABC transporter permease codes for the protein MLVKPKRPWFSPTTKRRWQNFKANRRGYWSFWLFLILFFLSLMAEFIANDKPILASYKGEILVPVMVDYPEEKFGGFLAQTDYKSSFIQDEINANGWMIWPPIRYSYQTVNSNIPHSAPTAPFWLMDKKERCSAYPQGDADPGCTLGNLNWLGTDNQARDVTARMIYGFRISVLFGLTLTIASAIVGVTAGAIQGYFGGWTDLLLQRFIEIWSSMPVLYILLIIAAILPPGFFVLLGIMLLFSWVGFVGIVRAEFLRARNFEYVRAARALGVGNWTIMFRHLLPNAMVATLTFLPFILSGSITTLTSLDFLGFGMPPGSPSLGEMIAQGKNNLQAPWLGLTAFFTMSIMLSLLIFIGEAVRDAFDPRKTFR
- a CDS encoding NAD(P)/FAD-dependent oxidoreductase — its product is MAEVTNIPNPGHTSSWYAASANVKTVRPTLEGALDADVCIIGGGFTGISAALELSERGYAVIVLEGVRVGFGASGRNGGQIVNGYSRDLETIAGRYGHDKAVKLGEMSLEGGAIIRSRVAKYGIDCDLVDGGFFAAFTPKQIREMEAHKAHWEKHGHGGLEMVSKADVGKYVKTDRYAGGMIDRFGGHIHPLNLVQGEAAAAESLGARIFENSRVIAVEQGVNPIVRTATGSVKAKYVLVCGNAYLGTLLPEIGERMMPVSSQVMATEPLDADLIEALLPANYCVEDANYILDYYRRTSDNRLLYGGGIGYGGSDPADLTGVIRPNMLKTFPQLEKAKIDFAWSGNFALTLTRIPHMGRLSDNIYFSHGDSGHGVTTTHLLGKILGEAVAGHAERFDIWSSLPNYPFPGGKTFRVPLTVIGAWWYGLRDKLGL
- a CDS encoding gluconokinase; this translates as MGVSGSGKSTVAEALADKLGIAFIEGDKLHPKSNVEKMSEGIPLTDDDRWPWLDLIGAELQKGNASGGVVVSCSALKKIYRDYLRKATGGPLAFVYLDGSLELLSRRMGERKGHFMPLSLLQTQLATLEVPTGEPGVVTVSIDTTPEEITKNALAGLKAVTF
- a CDS encoding 2'-5' RNA ligase family protein is translated as MGFDLADARNLEQLSFEGWEPGKVRRFNAQYTTKLLITVRPPAALAARIFADSSHHAAKQTKREAHPAAVLHITLLCVGCFEAVPDGLVHRLKNTLGEIKARPVPITFDRTSLFGNRGSLALHSSHEMLEMQSLSTMLQRALWRANLPFVTPSSFAPHLALITGCGRIEPMPVEKPYSWLAGSFELVCSHVGEPQLELLARFALTPKAECYERPESQLHLPGKIIGHSKRSMQRASAQ